In Lepidochelys kempii isolate rLepKem1 chromosome 10, rLepKem1.hap2, whole genome shotgun sequence, a single window of DNA contains:
- the LOC140917980 gene encoding large ribosomal subunit protein eL24-like, which produces MVLETKASGCHPGHGHRYARRDGKVFQFLNAKCKSAVLSKRNPCQISWTILYRCKHKKGQSEEIQKKRTCHAVKFQRAITGASLAEIKAKRNQKPEVRKAQWEQDIRAAKEAKKAEQATKKSTPSTTKAPTKAAPEQKIMKPVKVSAPRVGGKR; this is translated from the exons ATGGTACTGGAGACTAAAG CAAGCGGCTGCCACCCGGGTCATGGCCACCGCTACGCCCGTAGGGATGGCAAGGTTTTCCAGTTTTTGAATGCAAAATGCAAGTCTGCCGTTCTTTCCAAGAGAAACCCCTGTCAGATCAGCTGGACTATTCTGTACAGGTGCAAACACAAGAAAGGGCAGTCTGAAGAAATACAAAAGAAGCGCACATGCCATGCAGTCAagttccagagggctatcacggGTGCATCTTTGGCTGAAATAAAGGCCAAGAGAAATCAGAAGCCTGAAGTGCGAAAGGCCCAGTGGGAACAAGACATTAGGGCTGCCAAAGAAGCCAAGAAGGCTGAGCAGGCAACCAAGAAGTCTACACCCTCTACAACAAAGGCTCCCACAAAGGCTGCACCTGAACAAAAGATTATGAAGCCAGTGAAAGTTTCTGCTCCTCGTGTTGGTGGAAAGCGCTAA